The following proteins are encoded in a genomic region of Paenibacillus sp. FSL H3-0469:
- the cls gene encoding cardiolipin synthase encodes MRRGLQAMVIIAAMLAFYYFGFGIFGSTAGTIISIFSTLTVISIGLGIFMENRNPSTTVSWILLLALIPVLGLVFYFLFGQNVFKRRKYDKKAQRDLMAYERIENDALRMHQDWSVFSPARQKLLGLSQRLGRTPISFSSETRILTNGEETFGTLLLELRQAQHHIHMEYYIFRADHIGTRIQQILIEKARAGVAVRFMYDAVGSIQLSRAFLKELSDAGVQVAAYGNSTSFFSSRVNYRNHRKIVVIDGDVGFMGGLNVGDEYLSRSKTYGFWRDTHMLLRGEAVRTMQIIFLQDWMHTTGEKILEQDYLSPQLRFTTGDGAVQIIASGPDNERRALKNIFFSMITTAEKSVWIASPYFIPDEDILTALRVAAMSGLDVRLLFPAKPDKWIPFLASHSYFPALLESGVKIYEYEKGFIHSKLLIADGEIATIGTANMDMRSFHLNFEVNALLLQTESVSRIVADFERDLQSTRLIVHETFMEKRLLERLLESAARLMSPLL; translated from the coding sequence ATGAGAAGAGGACTGCAGGCTATGGTTATCATAGCGGCTATGCTGGCTTTTTATTATTTTGGATTTGGGATATTCGGCAGCACAGCCGGAACCATTATCAGTATTTTTTCCACATTGACGGTCATCTCTATCGGACTGGGTATATTCATGGAGAACCGCAATCCTTCGACCACTGTATCCTGGATTCTGCTGCTGGCGCTGATTCCGGTGCTGGGGCTGGTGTTCTACTTCCTGTTCGGGCAGAATGTGTTCAAACGGCGCAAGTATGACAAAAAAGCCCAGCGGGATCTCATGGCCTATGAACGGATTGAGAATGACGCGCTGCGGATGCATCAGGATTGGTCAGTGTTCAGCCCTGCGCGGCAGAAGCTGCTGGGTCTGTCGCAGAGACTGGGCCGGACGCCGATTTCGTTCAGCTCGGAGACGCGCATCTTAACGAACGGTGAAGAAACCTTCGGGACGCTGCTGCTGGAGCTGCGGCAGGCGCAGCATCATATTCATATGGAATATTATATTTTCCGGGCGGATCATATCGGCACGCGCATTCAGCAGATTCTGATTGAGAAAGCCCGTGCGGGCGTGGCGGTCCGGTTCATGTATGATGCGGTCGGGAGCATTCAGCTCTCCAGAGCCTTCCTTAAGGAGCTGAGTGATGCGGGGGTGCAGGTGGCTGCTTACGGCAACTCGACCTCCTTTTTCTCCAGCCGGGTGAATTACCGCAATCACCGCAAAATCGTGGTCATCGACGGCGATGTCGGCTTCATGGGCGGTCTGAATGTCGGGGACGAGTACTTGAGCCGCAGCAAAACCTACGGGTTCTGGCGGGATACACATATGCTGCTGAGGGGCGAAGCGGTGCGGACGATGCAGATTATTTTCCTGCAGGACTGGATGCACACGACCGGTGAGAAAATCCTGGAGCAGGATTACCTCTCCCCCCAGCTTCGCTTCACGACCGGAGACGGGGCGGTGCAGATTATTGCCAGCGGCCCGGATAATGAGCGGCGTGCGCTCAAGAATATTTTCTTCTCCATGATAACTACAGCGGAAAAATCCGTCTGGATCGCCAGTCCCTACTTCATCCCCGATGAGGATATACTGACTGCGCTGCGTGTGGCGGCGATGTCGGGGCTGGATGTCCGCCTGCTGTTCCCGGCCAAGCCGGATAAATGGATTCCGTTCCTGGCCTCCCATTCCTACTTCCCGGCGCTGCTGGAGTCCGGCGTGAAGATCTATGAATATGAGAAGGGCTTCATCCACTCCAAGCTGCTGATTGCCGACGGGGAGATTGCTACGATCGGAACGGCCAATATGGACATGCGCAGCTTCCATCTTAATTTCGAGGTGAACGCGCTGCTGCTGCAGACCGAGAGTGTCTCGCGCATTGTTGCAGACTTCGAGCGTGACCTGCAGTCCACGCGGCTGATTGTCCATGAGACCTTCATGGAGAAAAGACTGCTGGAGCGGCTGCTGGAATCGGCAGCCCGGCTGATGTCTCCGCTGCTGTAA